ACAGGACGCCGGTGACGATCAAAAGCGACATGGGTTGCATGGAGCTTCTCCCTCTCCCCCTTCGCCGCTTTTGATCAGGTGCGGCGCCTACCTGTCGTAAGCCTTGGGCAATGCCCCTTCCTGCGGCGCCCGATAGCGATCGCGCAGGCGGTCCTGCCGCGTCGTCAGCGATTGTGCCTTGCCGTCGATCCAGACCGCCGTCGGACGGCTGCCGAGTTCGAGCGGGTCATTGTCCCAGATCACGACGTCGCCGACGCGGCCCGGACGCAGCGAACCGATGCTGCCTTCCATGCCGACCGCGCGCGCCGGAACGCTGCTGATCGAAGCGAACGCCTGATCCCAGGTCATGCCGCTGGCGCCCGGCACCCGCGCGAGGCCGACGAGATTGCCCGCATATTGCGTCGCATAGCCCATCTTGTGCGCGTCATCGTCGTCGAACACCCCGACCGACACGTCGACGCCCGCCGCCTTGAGGCGGCCTGCGTTCGACTGCGTCGCGCCAAGCTGCTCGAACGTGCCCGGCAAATCGGTGAGCGGCGAGACGAGCACCGGCACCTTGGCCGCCGCAATCTCGCGCGCGACGAGCCAGCCTTCGGTCACGCCGACGAGCACCAGCTTCAGCGCCGGAAATTCCTGCCGCAGCTTCAGCACATTGACGATATCGGCGGCACGATCGACGCGCACGAACAGCGGCGTCGTGCCGTCGATGACGCGCACCAGCGCATCGGCGTCCGCGCGCTGGATCATCGCGTCATTGCCCCATTCGGCGAGTGAAGCGGGATTGCGGGCGTAGCTCCGTGCCGCCAGCAATTGCTCGCGGAAAAGCAGGAAGGTCGCGGCGCGGCTGCCGCCGGCCTTCGCCGAGCCATCCTCGCCGAACGCGACATATTGCAGCGCGCGCGGCTTGGTCACCATGTCCATATCGTCGGCAAGGTCGACCACCGCGCCCTGTCCGGCGAACAAATTGCTGCTGCCACCCGGCGCGACGATCGCGCGGGTCACGCCCGACGCGCGGTTCACCGCGACGGGCGATCCCATCGGATTGAGCGCCGGCGCGATATCGAGCCCCGCCGAAAAGCGCGTGCGCGGCGCCGAGCGATCGTTGGTGCCGGTGACGGCATCGACTTCGGTCAGGCCGACACGGCTGAATGCCGCGACGATTCCGGGCGTGACATAACGCCCCCCGGCATCGACACGTTCGACACCCGCGGGCACGGCAACGCCCGCGCCCGCCGCGACGACCTTGCCGCCGAGAACGACGACGGTGCCGCCGTCGATCGGCGCGCTACCGTCGCCGATGACAAGCTTCGCGTTGACGATCGCGACATCCTGCGCCGCGGCCGGAACCGCGATCAACGCTGCGGCGGAAAGAAGAAGCGCGCGCATCATTTCACGTCTCCTTCACCCGGCTGGCCCAGTTCGAAATCGCTCACCGGACGCCGCTTCGGATCGTTCGCATCGAACATCAGGGCGCCATCGATCCAGACCTTTTCGGGCCGCGTGTACGCGCTGAACGGGTTGCCGTTCCATAGCACGACGTCGGCCATCTTGCCGGGCTTCAGGCTGCCCGTCCGGTCCGCGATCCCCAGCGCCTTCGCCGGATTATACGACAGCCAGGTCCATGCCATCTCGTCGCTCACGTCGATCCCGATGCGGCGTCCGGCAGCACGCGCCTTTGCCGCTTCCTGATTGAGCCGCTGGATCTGGTTCGCATCGTCCGAATGGACGATCGTGCATGCGCCCGCCTTGTAGACGAGCGGGATATTCTCGTTGACGCTGTCATAGGCTTCCATCTTGAAGCCCCACCAGTCGGCCCACATCGCCGAACAAATGCCTTCCTTGGCCAAAATATCAGCGATCTTGTAGCTTTCGACCGCGTGGTGGAAGGTCGACACCTTGTAGCCGAATTCCTTCGACATATCGATCACGAGCGCCATTTCGTCGGCGCGGTAGCAATGATTGTGGACGAGGATTTCGCCCGACAGCACGCCCGCGAGCGTTTCCATCGCAAGGTCGCGGTCGACCGCTTTCCCCTCATCCATCTTTTTCTTGTACGCGGCCGCCTTCTGCCAGGTCGCGCGGTTCACCGCGAAATTGCCCATGCGGGTCGAGGGCATCCGCCCCTTGCCGCCATAGACGCGCTTCGGATTTTCGCCGCACGCCATTTTCAGGCCATAGGGCGCGCCGGGGAATTTCATGCCCTGCACCGTGCGCGACGGCACATTCTTGAGCGTGATCGAGCGTCCACCCATCAGGTTCGCGCTGCCCGGCAGAATCTGCAGCGCGGTGACGCCGCCATTGGCGAGCGCGCGGCTGAACCCCGGATCCTGCGGCCAGACGCTATGTTCGGACCAGACTTCGGGGGTCGTCGGCGACGTCGCCTCATTGCCGTCCGAATGCGCGTCGACACCGGGCGAAGGATAATCGCCAAGGTGGCTGTGAATGTCGATCACGCCGGGGGTGAGGAACTTGCCCGTGCCGTCGATGACGTCGGCGTCGGTCGGCAAGTCCATGTCGGGCCCGCCGACGCGGTCGACCTTCCCGCTCGTCATCACGATCGAACCATTGTCGATCCGACCACCCTCGCCGTCGAAGATGGTGACACCCTTCACCACCGTCAGGCGGGTCGGATATCCCTTGTAAGTCGACGGATAGGGATCCTTGTTGAACTTGGCCGGCTTGGCGGCCGGAGCGGCGGGCTCATCGCCCGCCGACTTCGCCTCGGTCCCCGACGCCGCGCAACCCGCGAACGCCAGCGACACCGCAGCCAGCAGGCTGCCCTTCACACCCCGGATCATCGATTACGCCCCTTTGGTTTCGGGATGGATGCCGGCGGCTTGCGGCTCGGCGAGTTCCTTCTGACCTTCTACATCGTCGCCGTCACGCAGCGTGTCGAGATGCATCCAGCGCTTCACGATCGGGCTGAGCAACAGCACAACCACGCCGGCGCCGATCGCGATCCAGCCGAACAGTTGATAGATGTCGAGCAAGCCCTGCTTCGTCATCTGACCGTCGTGGCCGCCGGTGGCTTCTCCGATCTTGCCGGCAACGAAATTGCCGACTGCGGTCATATAGAACCAGGCCCCCATGATCAGCGACGCGAGGAAGCTCGGCGCCAGCCGGTTCATCGCGCTAAGGCCGACCGGGCTGAGGCAAAGCTCACCGGTGGTGGCAAAGAAATAATAGGCAAAGACGAGGATCACCGGCGTCATCGCGGCAACGCCATAGGCTTCGGCGCCCCAGACGAGGACGAGGTTCGCGATGCCCATCTGCGCGAGCGCGAGGCCGAACTTGGCCGGCGCCGACGGCTCGGCGCCGCGCTTGCCGAGCCACAGCCACAGCGTAGCGAAGAGCGGCGCGACGAGGATGATAATGATCGGGTTGATCGACTGGAAGATGCCCGCGGGCACGCCGCCACGATCGACGAAGCGGTCGGTGAACAGGTTCATCGAACCGCCCGCCTGTTCGAACAGGCCCCAGAACAACGGATTGAGGCTGATCAGGAACAGGATCGCAAACATGCGCTCGCGCGGTTCCTTTTCGAGTTTGAAGCTCTCGTAAAGCACATAACCGAGCAACGCGACGCCCGAGATAGCGAGCAAGCCCTGGATGACGTCCTGATATTGCACCAGCGCCCAGATCACCGCGACCGCCGCAAAGCCGACGGCATAGATGGTCATTTCGCGCGAGCGGGCGAGCGGAGCCGGCGCCTCACCGGCGCCGTTGAGAACGCCCTTGCCGAGCACGAAGACGATCAGGCCGGCGAGCATGCCGATGCCCGCGAGGCCGAAACCGAAGCCCCAGCCGATCGTCTGGCCGAGATAGGCGACGAGGATGGTGCCGAGCGCGGCGCCCGCGTTGATACCCATGTAAAAGATCGTATAGGCGCTGTCGCGGCGGGTATCGGTGAGCTTGTAGAGCTGTCCGACCATCACAGAGATGTTCGCCTTCAGGAAGCCCGAGCCGACGATGATGAAGGCGAGCGCGGCCCAGAAGATGTTGATCGTCGGGTCATTCTGCCCGCCGACGCCCTCGACCGCCATGAGGCTGTGGCCTGCGGCGAGCAGCAGCCCGCCGAACAGCACCGCCTTACGCTGGCCAAGATAACGGTCGGCCAGATAGCCGCCGAGCACCGGCGTGATGTAGACGAGGCTAGTGTAGGCGCCATAGATCAGGTTCGACTTGCTGTCGCTGAACAGCCAGTGCTGCGTGAGGTAGAAAATCAGGATGGCGCGCATGCCGTAATAGGAGAAACGCTCCCACATTTCGGCGAAGAACAGCATGTAAAGGCCCTTGGGATGTCCAGCGAATTCTGGCTTCCGGCTCGTCGCGATCAGCGCCCCGACGGTCAGGAATGCCCCCAGGAGGATCACCGCGATAACCGCGATCCAGTCGCCCTCCTGCCAAAGGCCAATATCTTTCATCAAAGCGTCCCTTTTTTCGATTATCTTGAGCGCGGCCGTCCGCCGCGCGAATGGGGCAACCTAGCGTTAAAATTGCGTATGGGAAGAATCTAATTGCGCCTGAAACCGCTTCGGGCGGGCCAAAAACTGTTGCGAATCGCTCGCAACTCTTGCGCCGAAGCCTATAAAACTCCACATGCGCGCCATGTTCAACGACAGCTCCTCTCTCCTCGCCCATCTTGCCACCCGCCGTTCGGGGAAGGCCCGCGACATGATCGCGCCGGGCCCCGACGCCGCCAAGCTCCGCGATATCATCGCACTTGCCCTGCGCACACCCGATCACGGCAAACTCGCCCCCTGGCGCATCGTCACGGTCGCCGACGACCAGCGCGAGGCCTTTGCGACGCTGCTCAAAAAAGCATGGGTTGCGGAAAATCCGGGCGCGGCCGGCATGGACCTTTCGGCGCTCGACCAGTTCGCGCATCAGGCCCCGACCTTGCTCGTCCTCCTGTCCACGCCGGTCGCGGGCAGCAAGATCCCGGTGTGGGAACAACAAATGTCGGCCGGTGCGGTCGGCATGAACCTGCTCCACGCCGCGCATGCGCACGGTTTCGTCGGGAGCTGGCTGACCGGCTGGGCCGCCTATAGCGCCGAAGTCGCCGCGGCATTCGGTGCCGGCGAAGGCGACACGATCGTCGGCTACTTCTTTCTTGGTACCCCGGCTCGCGAACTCGACGAACGCCCCCGTCCCGAATATGACGACGTCGTGCGGTCATGGGAAATTTAGTTTCATAGTCGGCATCAAATTTGTAATTAGTCGCATTTGACTGTGCTGCTGTCTTATGGCATTAAGGCGGCATGCTCGATCAGTCAAAACCCGTGTACCAGCGCCTGCGCGATGTCATCGCCAACGCCATCCTCGACGGCACGTTCCGTGACGGCGACATGTTGCCGTCGGTCCGCTCGCTCGCGGCCGAGGAAGGCGCCAATCCGCTGACCGTAGCCAAGGCCTATCAGACCTTTCAGGACGAAGGGCTGGTAACGGTCAAGCGCGGGGTCGGCATGTTCGTCGCCCAGGGCGCGACCGAACGCCTGCGTGATCTGATGCGCGCCGACTTCCTCGCCAATGTCTGGCCCCCCGTCGCAGATCAGATGCGCCGCATCGGCCTCGACGCGCGCGCGCTTCTGGACCTTACCGAGGCCTGAGCGCGCTTTCGGAGCGCCGCGGAAAGTTCGAGTTCAGCCGCGACCTTCGTAGAGGTCCGCCAAGGTCGGTCGTTTTCCGAAACCGAGTCCACGCAACATGTCGGCATCGCGGCCCTTCTTTTCCGACAGACAATGTCGCTCCAAACGGCGCCCGCCCGTAGCAAGACCCGCCAGCCCAGTGGGCGCGTAAACATAATCGCGGACAATGAGGACATGTGCGTCGTCGAACGGGATTCGATCCTCTCGTCTGTAGAGCGAGAGCCATTTCATATCCTTGCTCCACTTGCCCCGGCTTTCGACATTCAGCCCCCGCCGTTTGAGCGCCACCCTGTCGGCCATCACCCCGCGGACACCCGGGTCGTTGTCGCACAGCGATTCAAACTCGGCGCGGCTGTTCATCAGATTGACGACATCCCGTCCGGCGTAAGCCAACGATGAGACGACCGCCGCAGCAACCAGCAAAGACGCGCCGATCCGGGGCCACCGCACACCATGTGCGCGACCATAAACCAGTGGATGCATGCCGCCGACGCAGGCACCGAAAACAAGTTGGGCGTTATCGACCGCATAGGTCCCGGAGAAATGCCAGATAGCCAGCCCCCCGACCAAGCCGATGATTGCGAAGGCGAGCGTCGCGACGAAAATATGTTCGGACAAGTGGCGGCGAGTGAGGGCCATTAAAGGAATTCCGAGCAGCAATCCGACCGGAACGGCAATAAAAAGGGCAAAGAAAAGGACGATATTTGCGACCAGCAGGAAATTCATCCCGCCGTCAATGGGTGTGGAGGCCTGAACATGCGGGTTGATCGCAGCATAAATCATTGCCGCCAGCACCGAACCCAAAACCGATGCAATGACGGATATGCGCCCTAGATGGCTGCGCCCGGATCGTTCGCTTTCCTTTTTCATCAGTTTCTCGATCGCCAAACTGAACTTCCTGCTTTGCTTCGCCTAACGCCCGATCTGCGCGGCCTTGTCGCGCAAATCCGCCGCAGCCTGCTTCTTGCCGCGCCGGTCGAGCAGGTCGGCGTAAAACTCCATGATCCCGCTGTTCAACGGCTGCATTCGATAGGCGCGGTCGATCAGCGGCAGCGCGCGATCGTCGTCGCCTTTCGCGACCCACGCCCGCGCGAGTTCGCGCAGGACCACAACGTCGCGATCACCGATACGGCGGCGGACATGCTCGAAATGCGCGATGGCCTCGTCCCAATGCTCGATATCCATCGCAAGATGGCCGGCCAGCCGATCGGCGGCGATGCTCGACGGCTGGATGTTGCGCAATGCGAGGATCGCCGCGCCGGACCCGGCGGCATCGCCCGCTCGAAACAGCGCATTGGCGAGGCGCAATGTCGTCCGCTCGCTCGCGTCGAGGCTGCGCGCCGCGCGATAGGCCGGTACCGCCAGATCATATCGCCCGCCGGCAAGCGCCGTGTCACCGAGCAGGATATGTGCATCGGCAACGCCGCGGTTCGCGTCGCGGAGCTTCGTCGCCCGGAGAATCGCGCGCGCGCTGTTCCCGCCGGCAAGGTCGGCGGCAATCGCCGGGATCACCTTGGCAGGGTCGAGCGGTTCGGCATCGGCCGCCATCGTCAGCAGCCCATAATCGTCATCGGCGGCAAAGGGCACCGCTTCGCCGGGCGAGAGCGCCGCTGCGCGCGCCAGATAGTCCGCCGATTCGATCCGCCGCCCCAGTTCGGCCGCCGCACGCGCCGCAAGCAGCAGCGACCAGCTATCGGCGTCGGGACGCCGGACCAGCGGCAGCAGCGCGTCGAGAGCGGCATCGGCGTCGCCATCGGCCCATTCCGCCGCCCCCAGAATGCGCCGCGCGGTAAAATTCTGCGGCTGCTCGTCAAGCAAGCGGTCGGCCCATGTCGCCGCGACCGCCTCGCCCCCCAGTTCGAGTTCGACGATCGCGCTCAGCAGCATGAAGGAGGGCTGCTCGTCAAGTTCGCCGCGCGTGCGCTGGAGCAGGCTGCGCGCGAGCCGATAATTTTCCGCGCGCGCCGCGACCACGGCTTGCAGGTAAAAGAGGCGTGGGTCGCGCGGCACGATCGTCGCGGCGTGGCGCAACGCGGTCAGCATGTCGCGATACCGGCCAAGGTCGCCCAGCGTCGCCGCCTGTTCGATCAGCGCATCTTCATTATCGGGATCCGCGGCCAGCGCCTTTTCATACCAGTCGAGCGAGGCGGTCAGGCCCTCCTGCGTCCGCACGAGGTTCGCCTTCAGCGCCAGCACCGCGCTGTTCGTCTTGTCGAGTTCGATCGCATAGTCGACCGCATCGCGCGCACCGGGCGTGTCTGCATAAGCGTCGCGAAAACGGGCGACATCGACCCACAGCGCCGAGTTGCGCGGCAATTCGTGCACCGCCCGGTCATAGGCTTCGCGCGCCGCGCCCAAGTCGCCGCTCGCCAGATGGACGTCGCCCGCGACCCACGCCGCCTCGCCGATCATCTCGGGGATGATCGGCCCGTCATCCAGCGTTTCGAGCGCGCGCGAACCTTCCCCCTGCATCGCATAGGCACGCGCCAGCAGCGGGCGCAGCGCCGCCGCGCTACCTCCCGCGCCCAGCGCACCCTTCACCGCCGCTTCCGCCCCCACGCCGTCGCCCAGCCGGATCGCGACGCGCGCCAGCTCAACCCGCTCGGCGATCGCCGCCGGGTCGTTCGCGATGGCTTCCTGAAGCGCGGCACGGCGCTCGATCAGCGTCTTGCGCGGCGCGGCGGACGGCGCGTCGTCACATGCTCCGAGCAGCAGGGCCACGAACAGCAGCGCACTAGTACAGACGCGGCGGAAATCCATTCAGGCCTGCATCCGATACTGTTTAAGCAGATCATAGAGCGTCGGGCGGCTGATCCCGAGCAGCTTGGCCGCTGCCGAGATATTGCCCTCGCTCTGCGTCATTGCGCGGCGGATCGCAACGCGGTCGGCCGCCTCGCGCGCACTGCGCAAGTTGAGCCAGGCCTCCTCGCCCTCTCCGTCACCGTTCCCGCTACCCGCGAGGTCGAGATCTTCGCGCAGTACCAGCTTGCCGTCCGCCATGATCACCGCGCGCTTGATGCGGTTTTCCAGTTCACGAACATTACCGGGCCAGCGCCCCTCGTCGATCGCCTGCAGCGCATCGGGAGCAAAGCCGCGGACGGCCGGGTTCATCTCGGGCGCATATTGATGCAGGAAATGCCGCGCTAGCAGCACGGCATCGCCCGGCCGCTCGGCGAGCGAAGGAATCTTCACGACCATCTCGGCGAGCCGGTAATAAAGATCGTCGCGAAAGCTCTGTTCGGCGATCATCGCGTCGAGATCGCGGTGCGTCGCGCACACGATCCGCGTGTCGACCGCAATCGCCTTGCGTCCGCCGATCCGCTCGATCGTCCGTTCCTGCAGGAACCGCAGCAATTTGACCTGCAACGGCAATGGGATGTCGCCGACTTCGTCGAGGAAAAGCGTCCCGCCGTGCGCGAGTTCGATCTTGCCCTCGGTTGTCTTCACCGCGCCGGTAAATGCGCCTTTTTCATGCCCGAATAGCTCGCTTTCGAGCAGGTTTTCGGGGATCGCCGCGCAGTTGATCGCGACGAAGGCACCGTCGCGCCGCGCGCTTGCCTCATGGAGTCCGCGCGCGAGCAATTCCTTGCCCGTACCACTCGCACCGAGCAGCATGACACTGACATCGAGGTTCGCGACGCGCTCGATCGTGCGCGCGACCTTCTGCATCTCGGGTGCGCCGGTGATCATCCCGCCAAGCACGCGATTGTCGGTCGCCCCCTGCTCCGCCAGCCGGGCATTTTCGACCTCCAGCTCGCGGACATGAAAGGCGCGGCGAACGATCAGTCCCAATTCCTCGATGTCGATCGGCTTCTTGTAGAAATCCCACGCGCCGTTCGCGATCGCGGTCAGCGCGCTCGTTCGCTCGCCATGTCCCGATACCACGATCACCTTGGTGTCGGGCTTGACCTCCAAAATGGTCTTCAGCGTCCGGAACCCCTCGCGCGTCCCGTCGGGATCGGGCGGCAGGCCAAGGTCGAGCGTGACGACATCGGGCTCCTCAGCGCGCAGCAGTTCGATCGCCGCATCATGGTCGCCGGCAACGAAGACCTGATAATCCTCATACGCCCATTTGAGCTGCGTCTGCAGCCCCGGGTCGTCTTCGACCACCAGCAATTTGCGCAGATTGGCCCCGCTGTCGTTCATTTCGATCCCATTTTCATCACGCGGGCGTCGCCCCCCATATCGTCACGCGCATCGGCGAGCGGCAACCACAGGGTGAAGCTGCTCCCCTTGCCCCGCTCGCTTTCCACCTCGACCCCCCCGCCCATCGCCTGTGCGATCTGCAGCGCTTCGAACGCGCCCAGCCCGAAACCCGATTCCTTCGTCGAGACGAAGGGCTTGAAGAGTTCGCTGCGGATAAACTCGCGCGTCATCCCGCTGCCCTGATCGATCACGTCGATACGCGCCCGCCCATGCTCGGCCACCGCGATGACCTGCACCGGGGTTCCCGCCTCCGACGCGTCGATCGCGTTGGCGACCAGATGCTGGACGATCTGCCGGATCGCGCCTGCATCGGCCCATGCCGACAATCCCGCCTGGCACCCGACAAACAGCACACGGCGCGCGCGCATCTCGGCGGCGATTTCCTGCAGCACCGGTTCGACCATCGTCCGCCCCGCCTCCACCGCCGGTCCGCGTTCGCGCGGCGCCAACCGGACGAGCAGGTCGCTGAGACGTCCGGCCGAAATCTTCAGCGTTTCGACCATATCGGCGCGGAAATCGGCCTTGTCGGCATGGCGTTCGGCATTGCGCGCGAGCAGGCCGATCTGGCTCGCCAGATTCTTGATGTCGTGCATGATGAAGGCGAAGCGCCGGTTGAATTCGTCGAAGCGCCGCGCTTCCGACAAAGCCTGCTGGCTCTGCGATTCGGCAAGGTAGCTCGCCGCCTGCTGCCCCGCGATGCGCAGCACGTCGAGGTCTTCCCAGTCGAGCGCGCGCGAAACCGGCGGCCGATGCAGGATGACGATCGCGATCATCCGCTGGAAATGCAGCACCGGCACCATCACCCACGCCCGGCTGTCCGCGATCAGCCAGTCGGGAATGGCGAGGTCGGCGCCGGCCTGCCCTCGCCGCTCCGCGTCGAGGTCGACGATATGCTGCGTCTCCTGCAGCATGAAGGCCGAGCGCAGCGAGAGCATCGCGTCCTCGCTCGCGCCATCGGGCCAGTGCCATTGCTCGGCGACACGAAAACCGCCAGACGCACCGGGCAGCATCAGCAGCGCACCGGGGCTACCGGTCAGTTCGGCGAGCGCCTTGGCGACGCGGCGATGCAGATTGCGGTCGTCCTCGCCCCCATCCCCTTTCGCGCCCTGCCCCAGCGTCGCCGTGAAGCGCATCCATTCGGCGCGATAGTCGTAACGATGCTCGAAAAAATGCTTGGAGATCATCACCGACAACCAGGCGCGCGACCGTGACGAAGCGAGCATCACCCCGCCGGCGCCGATCACGACGACCAGCGAGATCGCCTGCGCCAGTTCGGCATAGTCGCCGCCGGCGACGCGCGCGACCGCGCCGGTCAGCGCGATGACGATCAGATAGGCCGCGGCACCGAGAAGGATCAGCGTGCGCGTCGCGGCCGTGCGCGACAGGCGCATCCGCTCGCGTCCGATATCGAGTGCGGCGACGACATAGACCGGCAGGATCAGCAGCGCGATCGCGGGGAGCAGCGCGATCAGCGTCGAGGCGATCTTGCCGGTCAGCGCGCCGATCAACTGGACGTTGAGTTCATAGGCCCACAGCATCGCAAAGCCGCCCGCGACCGCCATGACCGGCATGCGCTGCCCCGCGCTCGCATGACGAACCCCGCCATCGATCACGAGCAGCCCGCCGATCGCGACGATCAGCGTCGCAAAGGTCAGTGTTGGCGTCATCCACGGCTCGGCGGCGGCACCCGCCCGCACATGCGCCGCGGCGCCAAGCAGGAAGGTCAGAACGCAGATCGTTGCGAGCATGCGCAGGATCAGGCGCAGCGGCCGCGACATCGGCGCGCGCGGCGACCAGAATGTCGCCCCCACCCAACCAAGCATCGCGATGTCGCGCAGGGTTTGAATGACCAGCGACTGCGACGATCCGGCACCGAAGAGGGTCAATGCGCCGCACCATAATGCCGTCGCTGCAGCCGCCAGCGTCAGAAGCCGCGGCGCCGGCATCAGCGCCGCCATGCGCGCCCGCGAGCGTGTCAGCAACCACAGGGTGACGCCGGCAAAGCCGGTTAGCGCAAGCGCCGACAGGATCTGGGACAGGCTCGCCAGCGCGCCCACCGCTACCGCGCTCCCTCCGGCCACAGCACGACGCGCACGGTCTGGAGAAGGATCAGCAGATCGAGGAAGGGCGAGTAGTTCTTGGCGTAATAGAGATCATACTCGAGCTTGACCCGCGCATCCTCGACCGAGGCGCCATAGGGGTAGTTGATCTGCGCCCACCCCGTCAGCCCGGGCTTCACCATGTGGCGCTCGGCGTAATAGGGCAGCTTCTTCTCGAGTTCCTCCACGAAGCTCGGCCGTTCGGGGCGCGGGCCGACGAAGCTCATGTCGCCCTTCAGCACGCACCAGGTCTGCGGCAGTTCGTCGATCCGCAGCTTGCGGATGATCCGGCCGACGCGCGTCACGCGCGGGTCGTTCTCGCTCGCCCACACCGCCTTGCCCGACGCTTCGGCATCGGTGCGCATCGAACGGATCTTGAAGATATCATAGGGTTCGCCGAACAGCCCGACCCGCGGCTGGCGGTAGAAAACCGGCCCGCGGCTGTCGAGAATCACGGCGATCCCTGCAACGATGACCAGCGGCAAGCCGACCACGAGGACCAGCAGGCTGGCGACAATATCGAACAGCCGCTTGCCGACCTTCGAAATGCGCTGCCCCGCCGAAAAACCGTCGGAAAAGATCAGTCCGCTGGGGTTTGTGGTCGCGAGGTCGACGCGCCCGGTCTCGCGCTCGATAAAGCTCGCGATATCGTTGACGTGCACACCCGTCGTCTTGACGCGCAGCAGGTCGTTGAGCGGCAATGCGTTGCGCCGTTCTTCGAGCGC
This DNA window, taken from Sphingopyxis sp. YR583, encodes the following:
- a CDS encoding TIGR03013 family XrtA/PEP-CTERM system glycosyltransferase encodes the protein MFRLFKHYVPHAVVWLALIEFFALLGSAEGAWHLYAHQAGFDAGPLASRWLPLLTFGVANSLAMMATGMYGNEGLRSMRFATARLLAAISLGVIFLSVLGFLLPTATLWRANSLYAMIFAIAVLFVIRLALTQSSGTEAFRRRILVLGAGPRAARLAALADAPGSGLEMVGFVAMSAAEKTVTGAVPRDDIPNLSDHVVALRAGEVVLALEERRNALPLNDLLRVKTTGVHVNDIASFIERETGRVDLATTNPSGLIFSDGFSAGQRISKVGKRLFDIVASLLVLVVGLPLVIVAGIAVILDSRGPVFYRQPRVGLFGEPYDIFKIRSMRTDAEASGKAVWASENDPRVTRVGRIIRKLRIDELPQTWCVLKGDMSFVGPRPERPSFVEELEKKLPYYAERHMVKPGLTGWAQINYPYGASVEDARVKLEYDLYYAKNYSPFLDLLILLQTVRVVLWPEGAR
- the prsK gene encoding XrtA/PEP-CTERM system histidine kinase PrsK: MAGGSAVAVGALASLSQILSALALTGFAGVTLWLLTRSRARMAALMPAPRLLTLAAAATALWCGALTLFGAGSSQSLVIQTLRDIAMLGWVGATFWSPRAPMSRPLRLILRMLATICVLTFLLGAAAHVRAGAAAEPWMTPTLTFATLIVAIGGLLVIDGGVRHASAGQRMPVMAVAGGFAMLWAYELNVQLIGALTGKIASTLIALLPAIALLILPVYVVAALDIGRERMRLSRTAATRTLILLGAAAYLIVIALTGAVARVAGGDYAELAQAISLVVVIGAGGVMLASSRSRAWLSVMISKHFFEHRYDYRAEWMRFTATLGQGAKGDGGEDDRNLHRRVAKALAELTGSPGALLMLPGASGGFRVAEQWHWPDGASEDAMLSLRSAFMLQETQHIVDLDAERRGQAGADLAIPDWLIADSRAWVMVPVLHFQRMIAIVILHRPPVSRALDWEDLDVLRIAGQQAASYLAESQSQQALSEARRFDEFNRRFAFIMHDIKNLASQIGLLARNAERHADKADFRADMVETLKISAGRLSDLLVRLAPRERGPAVEAGRTMVEPVLQEIAAEMRARRVLFVGCQAGLSAWADAGAIRQIVQHLVANAIDASEAGTPVQVIAVAEHGRARIDVIDQGSGMTREFIRSELFKPFVSTKESGFGLGAFEALQIAQAMGGGVEVESERGKGSSFTLWLPLADARDDMGGDARVMKMGSK